One genomic region from Entelurus aequoreus isolate RoL-2023_Sb linkage group LG14, RoL_Eaeq_v1.1, whole genome shotgun sequence encodes:
- the LOC133665262 gene encoding trace amine-associated receptor 13c-like has product MMETEDQSELCFPQLSNISCKKPVSHWSGDILLTVLLSVICVFTVFLNLLVIISISHFRQLHTPTKLLLLSLAVSDFLVGLLVMPGEIYLKTSCWALGDVLCSLWNYMIYMVAFASVGHMVMISADRYVAICDPLHYNTRVTVGRVQFCVCLCWFSSFPYYGILLKEQLAHPGMYKSCHGECVIGFEYAAGVVDIVVGFILPLSVIIILYMRVFMVAVSQARAMRSHVTSIKHHHSVTVRAKKSELKAARTLGVVILVFIMCLCPYYIFTQASDNKIISLLAHYAVYLFDFNSCLNPLMYTLFYPWFRKAARCVVTLRILKSGSRGDNIH; this is encoded by the exons ATGATGGAGACGGAGGACCAATCAGAGCTCTGCTTTCCACAACTAAGCAACATCTCCTGCAAGAAGCCCGTGTCTCATTGGTCTGGTGATATACTTTTGACAGTTCTGCTGTCCGTTATCTGTGTCTTCACTGTGTTTCTCAACCTGCTGGTTATCATCTCAATCTcccatttcag GCAGCTCCACACTCCCACCAAactcctcctcctctctctcgCTGTCTCAGACTTTCTGGTGGGCCTCCTGGTGATGCCCGGTGAGATTTACCTAAAAACATCCTGCTGGGCTCTGGGCGATGTTCTCTGTTCTCTGTGGAACTACATGATCTACATGGTGGCGTTTGCCTCAGTGGGACACATGGTGATGATATCAGCTGATCGTTATGTGGCCATTTGTGATCCTTTGCATTACAACACCAGGGTCACTGTGGGAAGAGTTCAATTCTGTGTTTGTCTCTGTTGGTTCTCCTCCTTCCCCTACTATGGCATCCTTTTGAAGGAACAGCTGGCTCACCCCGGCATGTATAAGTCATGCCACGGAGAGTGTGTCATTGGTTTTGAATATGCCGCAggtgttgttgacattgttgTGGGCTTTATCCTCCCTCTCAGCGTCATCATCATTCTGTACATGAGAGTGTTTATGGTTGCAGTGTCTCAGGCGCGAGCCATGCGCTCTCATGTTACATCCATCAAACACCATCATTCAGTCACTGTTAGGGCAAAGAAATCAGAGTTGAAGGCCGCCAGGACTCTTGGTGTCGTCATCCTTGTCTTCATCATGTGTTTATGTCCATATTACATTTTTACTCAGGCAAGTGACAACAAAATAATATCTTTATTGGCTCATTATGCTGTTTACTTATTTGACTTCAACTCGTGTTTAAACCCGTTGATGTATACCTTGTTTTATCCCTGGTTTAGAAAAGCAGCTCGATGTGTTGTCACGCTGCGCATACTGAAGTCTGGCTCCAGGGGAGACAACATACATTAG